Proteins found in one Chloroflexota bacterium genomic segment:
- a CDS encoding methylmalonyl-CoA mutase family protein — translation VIRIAYQTLAAVLGGAQSIHANGYDEAVCLPTEQAMLLAIRTEQIVGLESGVTNTIDPLGGSYYVESLTNEIEKRAWEYIKKIEDQGGLLKAITNGWIHREYKQAIIDYDHKLKSGELTIVGVNKFRLDPDKVPYKVPIFKSDRTSVEFLKQRIKKLRETRDKAKHAQAMKKLDEVLRSDANSVPAINEAVEAHATPGELGAAVMKVYGKWTYPIGV, via the coding sequence TGTCATCCGCATCGCCTACCAGACGCTGGCCGCTGTCTTGGGCGGAGCCCAGTCCATACACGCCAACGGCTACGATGAAGCGGTGTGCCTGCCGACGGAACAAGCCATGCTGCTGGCCATTCGGACTGAGCAGATAGTGGGGCTCGAGTCCGGCGTTACCAATACCATAGACCCGCTCGGAGGTTCCTACTATGTTGAGTCCCTGACCAATGAGATTGAGAAGAGGGCATGGGAGTATATCAAGAAGATCGAAGACCAGGGCGGTCTTTTGAAGGCCATCACCAATGGATGGATTCACCGGGAGTACAAGCAGGCCATAATTGACTACGACCACAAACTGAAGTCCGGCGAACTTACCATTGTGGGCGTCAACAAGTTCCGCCTCGATCCGGACAAGGTGCCCTACAAGGTGCCCATCTTCAAGTCAGATCGTACCTCCGTCGAGTTTCTCAAGCAAAGGATCAAGAAGCTCAGAGAGACCAGGGACAAAGCCAAGCACGCCCAGGCCATGAAGAAGCTGGACGAAGTCCTCCGCAGCGACGCCAACTCTGTCCCGGCTATCAATGAAGCGGTGGAAGCACACGCTACCCCTGGAGAGTTGGGGGCGGCTGTGATGAAGGTCTACGGCAAGTGGACCTACCCGATCGGTGTCTAG